A single region of the Pyricularia oryzae 70-15 chromosome 4, whole genome shotgun sequence genome encodes:
- a CDS encoding 2,4-dichlorophenol 6-monooxygenase, which yields MATNGNGVHVPHPGPPAATIQTDVVIIGAGPAGASLACFLGSHGIKGLIVATTSTTADTPRAHITNMAALECLRDIDLEKKCIHLATHGDSMVHSRWCYSMAGREYARIHSWGNSPRRKGEYERYSPCTPGDLPQTLLEPELVRYATLNGFQIRWDTEYQSFEERDDGITVTVLDKVTGLNYAIEAKYLFGADGARSRIVSQLELPLTRTPGGGLAINVQIKADLSHLMKYRTGNLHWVMQPDREHIDFCFFAVVRMVKPWTEWMFILFPVKGYTMDPRPTTEQYQKAVRQLIGDDTPFEIMRVNTWTVNETVADDYQRGRVMCLGDAVHRHPPFNGLGSNTCIQDAFNLAWKVAYVMQGKAGPELLKTYTPERQPVGKGIVKRANDGFRDHNHIFNAIGHILPTLEERKQALAELASDTDKGRKRRADLQWAIANSEHEFHGLGIEMNQDYTTLPSTGIYTEDEATTFADVEEPANPDVVLYHFPTTKPGRRLPHVWINTAVPADMVTTIDLSGKGGFSLFTGIGGDAAWKKAAAEVSELLGVPIRAYSIGIGLEYEDIYGDWARVRAVEESGCVLARPDRFVAWRCRELNRDGGEGWAKSKLETVMKAVLSR from the exons ATGGCTACCAACGGGAATGGAGTGCATGTCCCCCATCCCGGGCCCCCTGCGGCGACCATTCAGACCGatgtcgtcatcatcggGGCCGGTCCGGCCGGCGCGTCGCTGGCGTGCTTTCTCGGTAGCCACGGTATCAAGGGACTCATAGTGGCTACTACCTCAACGACCGCTGATACACCTCGCGCCCACATCACAAACATGGCTGCCTTGG AATGCTTGAGGGATATCGACCTTGAAAAGAAATGCATCCACTTGGCCACCCATGGAGACTCTATGGTGCACTCCCGCTGGTGCTACAGCATGGCGGGTAGGGAGTACGCCCGGATACACTCGTGGGGTAACAGCCCAAGGCGAAAG GGAGAATATGAGAGGTACAGCCCATGCACACCTGGTGATCTCCCCCAGACCCTCCTAGAGCCGGAACTCGTCCGTTACGCTACCTTGAACGGCTTCCAGATTCGGTGGGATACCGAGTACCAGTCCTTTGAGGAACGAGATGACGGCATAACCGTCACCGTCCTGGACAAGGTCACAGGTCTCAACTACGCCATCGAAGCCAAGTACCTCTTTGGTGCGGACGGCGCACGCTCGCGCATAGTCTCGCAGCTCGAGCTCCCGCTCACACGGACTCCCGGCGGTGGTCTCGCCATCAATGTCCAGATCAAGGCCGACCTCTCGCACCTGATGAAGTACCGCACAGGCAACCTGCACTGGGTGATGCAGCCGGACCGTGAGCACATCGACTTCTGTTTCTTCGCCGTGGTGAGGATGGTCAAGCCGTGGACCGAGTGGATGTTCATCCTGTTCCCCGTCAAGGGTTACACCATGGAccccaggccgacgacgGAGCAGTACCAGAAGGCCGTCCGCCAGCTCATCGGCGATGACACGCCGTTTGAGATCATGAGAGTCAACACCTGGACTGTCAACGAGACCGTGGCCGACGACTACCAGCGTGGAAGGGTCATGTGCTTGGGTGATGCCGtgcaccgccaccctccGTTCAACGGACTTGGCTCCAACACATGCATCCAGGATGCATTCAACCTTGCTTGGAAGGTTGCATATGTGATGCAAG GCAAGGCGGGACCCGAGCTGTTGAAAACCTACACGCCGGAGCGCCAGCCCGTCGGAAAGGGAATCGTCAAGCGGGCCAACGACGGGTTCCGGGACCACAACCACATCTTCAACGCGATAGGACACATCCTGCCGACGCTCGAGGAGCGCAAGCAGGCCCTCGCCGAGCTCGCGTCCGACACGGACAAGGGCAGGAAGCGAAGGGCGGACCTGCAGTGGGCGATTGCCAACTCGGAGCACGAGTTCCACGGCCTGGGAATCGAGATGAACCAGGACTACACGACGCTGCCGTCGACGGGCATCTACACCGAGGACGAGGCGACCACGTTTGCCGACGTCGAGGAGCCGGCCAACCCAGACGTGGTGCTGTACCACTTCCCCACGACCAAACCTGGCCGCAGGCTGCCGCACGTCTGGATCAACACGGCGGTGCCGGCCGACATGGTCACCACCATTGACCTCTCCGGAAAGGGCGGCTTCTCGCTCTTCACgggcatcggcggcgacgCGGCGTGGAAgaaggcggcggccgaggttTCGGAGCTGCTCGGCGTGCCGATCCGCGCCTACTCCATCGGTATCGGCCTCGAGTACGAGGACATCTACGGAGACTGGGCCCGCGTCAGAGCCGTCGAGGAGTCGGGCTGCGTCCTGGCCAGGCCGGACCGGTTCGTCGCTTGGAGGTGTCGCGAGCTGAACAGGGACGGTGGCGAAGGTTGGGCCAAGAGCAAGCTGGAGACGGTGATGAAGGCTGTGCTGTCGAGGTAG
- a CDS encoding MATE efflux family protein subfamily has translation MSRTRNDSLNPENEQDDRRTSILSMFSFRERHGSILSGITDIIPENLPLPSSFVPTAPIVQEILSRDIAECSDEDHDNEDGDDNHVHEHRSGSISHSQTPPLDIGAGPSHHHHTQTTSQDAKLAFHPNGVAYGLSGFSAVSIQGVDRPVPNPQELQQSLAAEVDLLRDNDLIPSHSSEQRRRSSATFSGRVYRRFLSTRVRDHDRPVDIFSSDVFRSSSQSVLPDERAPLLPGRRRPSTDTEETLGESDGDSEAVSDSEDESVPTPPADEVHQKWDSAVAAQVLRTTWQREAKTLVQYSAPLIVTFLLHYSVTVASVLTVGRLGMVELAAVNLATMTASITCYVPVQGLATCLDTLCAQAYGSGHKHLVGLQAQRMTWFLWILMVPIAVLWWFSGPIIEKLVPGEETAGLSSLYLRVLILGMPGVAALESGKRFVQAQGLFHATTYVLLITAPLSFFLNWLFVFRFGWGFAGSASAMAIVQNLIPILLVLYVVFFEGRECWSGFSWKAFRNWGPMIKLALPGMIMIEAQFSVLEILTIAAGQLGTAHLAAQSVLVTVTSTSFNIPFPLAIATSTRVANLIGANLGDAARTTTKVAIFAALAVGVFNMIMLISLRRVLPAVFTDDERVIDIASKTMIVCGIMQIFDALAAVSHGILRGVGRQAVGGYANLFSYYFVALPVSLSTAFALGWKLSGLWAGLVSGLAVVSALELLYLYNSDWESAIAQAAARMRSEEVEIVEPKAVGALGPK, from the exons ATCACGACAATGAAGACGGAGATGATAACCATGTTCACGAGCATCGCAGCGGAAGCATCAGCCATAGCCAAACCCCACCCCTTGATATCGGTGCCGGCCCAAGCCACCATCATCATACCCAGACCACATCCCAAGATGCCAAGCTCGCTTTCCACCCCAACGGCGTTGCCTATGGCCTTTCGGGCTTCTCTGCCGTCTCGATCCAAGGCGTTGATCGTCCTGTCCCGAACCCACAGGAGCTACAACAGTCGCTGGCCGCTGAGGTCGATCTCCTCCGAGACAACGACCTGATCCCCTCGCACTCTTCAGAGCAGCGGCGTCGAAGCAGCGCCACCTTCTCCGGGCGCGTGTACCGCCGCTTCCTGAGCACTCGTGTCCGCGATCACGACCGGCCTGTCGATATATTCTCCAGCGACGTGTTCCGATCATCCAGCCAGTCGGTGCTACCGGACGAGCGGGCACCTCTGCTCCCGGGGCGGCGCCGACCCAGCACGGACACGGAGGAGACGCTGGGCGAGAGCGACGGCGACTCGGAGGCGGTCAGCGACAGCGAGGACGAGTCggtgccgacgccgccggcggACGAGGTGCACCAAAAGTGGGATTCTGCGGTGGCGGCGCAGGTGCTCCGCACGACGTGGCAGCGCGAGGCCAAGACGCTGGTGCAGTACTCGGCACCGCTGATTGTCACGTTCCTCCTCCACTACTCGGTGACGGTGGCGAGCGTGCTGACGGTCGGGCGGCTGGGCATGGTGGAGCTGGCGGCGGTCAACCTGGCGACCATGACGGCGTCCATCACGTGCTACGTGCCGGTCCAGGGGCTGGCCACGTGTCTGGACACGCTCTGCGCGCAGGCGTACGGGTCGGGCCACAAGCATCTCGTCGGCCTCCAGGCGCAGCGCATGACGTGGTTCCTGTGGATCCTCATGGTGCCCATCGCGGTCCTGTGGTGGTTCTCTGGCCCCATCATTGAGAAGCTGGTCCCGGGGGAGGAGACGGCCGGCCTGTCGTCGCTGTACCTGAGGGTGCTCATCCTGGGCATGCCGGGGGTTGCGGCGCTCGAGTCGGGCAAGAGGTTCGTTCAGGCCCAGGGTCTGTTCCACGCCACCACCTACGTGCTGCTCATCACGGCGCCGCTGAGCTTCTTCCTGAACTGGCTGTTTGTCTTTAGGTTTGGCTGGGGTTTTGCTGGATCTGCCAGTGCCATGGCCATTGTTCAGAACCTAATCCCGATTCTGCTGGTGCTTTATGTTGTCTTTTTCGAGGGGAGAGAGTGCTGGAGTGGGTTCTCCTGGAAGGCTTTCAGGAACTGGg GCCCCATGATCAAGCTGGCACTTCCCGGCATGATCATGATCGAAGCCCAGTTCTCCGTCCTCGAGATTCTTACCATCGCCGCTGGTCAACTTGGAACCGCTCATCTCGCTGCCCAGAGTGTCTTGGTAACTGTTACTTCGACATCGTTTAACATTCCTTTCCCATTGGCCATTGCAACATCTACACGGGTTGCAAACCTCATTGGAGCGAACCTTGGCGATGCTGCCAGGACAACTACAAAAGTG GCTATTTTTGCTGCACTCGCAGTCGGCGTCTTCAACATGATCATGCTCATCTCTCTCCGCCGAGTCTTGCCCGCCGTATTCACAGACGACGAGAGAGTGATCGACATTGCCTCCAAAACCATGATCGTCTGCGGGATCATGCAAATCTTTGACGCCCTGGCTGCTGTGTCCCACGGAATTCTCAGGGGCGTAGGTCGACAGGCCGTTGGAGGCTATGCGAACTTGTTTTCGTACTACTTTGTCGCCCTCCCGGTGTCCCTCTCTACTGCGTTTGCATTGGGCTGGAAACTCAGTGGTTTGTGGGCTGGCTTGGTTTCTGGGCTTGCAGT TGTGTCTGCCCTCGAGTTGTTATACCTGTACAACTCGGACTGGGAGAGTGCCATCGCGCAGGCCGCAGCCAGGATGCGCTCCGAGGAGGTGGAGATTGTTGAGCCCAAGGCTGTAGGTGCTTTGGGGCCAAAATAG
- a CDS encoding aminopeptidase Y produces MRISSASALWALMPLLSHAKDCRPPVESEKLQELITVDGLMGNLQKLNDIAYANGGNRAFGLPGYAASVDFIFEEVSKLKGFTVRKQDFPALFTLTTAAETIVGDESLRTVALTYTPSTPNGEGITRELVLGPEGAAGCDVANYADIAAEGKVVLVERGLCPDGTTFAGKLLAAAAAGADSVLIYNLNDQKLTAGSLSMPNPLYAPGVIVDREPALRLKARLEAGEKIEVFSNIQQLIEERITQNVIAETTHGDEKNVVMLGAHLDSVQAGPGVNDDGSGTSLILELARGLNKFSTTNKVRFAWWGAEENGLWGSKFYVDDLKDKPEVEDLLLYMNFDMVSRGVHYVFDGVGDRVAPGGPPGSEKIEELLAESLIAQGKDVRPTGLTGGTDYVPFMQVINKPVGGLFTGTAPEEDDCYHQACDNITNAKPELIHPNALAAAHALAVLAIDGTEIVPKTPQNATVASVRRWAADSINSIDFTASHGKLCDHDLI; encoded by the exons ATGAGGATCAGCAGCGCGTCCGCCCTGTGGGCTTTGATGCCCCTTCTCTCGCATGCCAAGGACTGCAGGCCACCGGTGGAATCGGAGAAGCTCCAAGAGCTGATCACGGTCGATGG GCTGATGGGTAACCTCCAGAAGCTCAACGACATCGCCTATGCCAACGGAGGCAACCGTGCTTTCGGCCTTCCCGGCTACGCAGCATCGGTCGACTTCATCTTTGAGGAGGTCTCCAAGCTCAAGGGCTTCACCGTCCGCAAGCAGGACTTCCCTGCCCTCTTCACCCTGACCACTGCGGCCGAGACCATTGTTGGCGACGAGTCCCTGCGCACTGTTGCCCTCACCTACACTCCCAGCACCCCCAACGGCGAGGGCATCACCAGGGAGTTGGTCCTGGGTCCCGAGGGGGCCGCCGGCTGCGACGTGGCCAACTACGCCGACATCGCCGCCGAGGGCAAGGTCGTGCTGGTCGAGCGTGGCCTGTGCCCCGACGGCACCACCTTTGCCGGCAAGCTGctggccgccgcggccgccggcgccgactCGGTCCTCATCTACAACCTCAACGACCAGAAGCTGACGGCCGGTTCGCTGTCCATGCCCAACCCGCTCTACGCCCCCGGTGTCATTGTCGACCGGGAGCCCGCCCTCCGCCTCAAGGCTCGCCTCGAGGCCGGCGAGAAGATTGAGGTCTTTAGCAACATCCAGCAGCTGATCGAGGAGCGCATCACGCAAAACGTCATTGCCGAGACGACGCACGGTGACGAAAAGAACGTCGTCATGCTGGGTGCCCATCTTGATTCGGTGCAAGCCGGCCCGGGCGTCAACGACGACGGCTCCGGCACCTCGCTCATCCTCGAGCTGGCCAGGGGCCTCAACAAGTTCTCGACCACCAACAAGGTCCGGTTCGCGTGGTGGGGCGCCGAGGAGAACGGCCTCTGGGGCTCCAAGTTCTACGTCGACGACCTCAAGGACAAGCCCGAGGTCGAGGACCTGCTGCTGTACATGAACTTTGACATGGTGTCGCGCGGCGTGCACTACGTGTTTGACGGCGTCGGCGACCGCGTCGCGCCCGGCGGACCCCCCGGCTCGGAGAAGAtcgaggagctgctggcCGAGTCCCTGATCGCACAGGGCAAGGACGTGCGGCCGACGGGCCTGACGGGCGGCACCGACTACGTGCCCTTCATGCAGGTCATCAACAAGCCCGTCGGCGGGTTGTTCACCGGCACGGCgcccgaggaggacgacTGCTACCACCAGGCCTGCGACAACATCACCAACGCCAAGCCCGAGCTGATCCACCCCAacgccctggccgccgcccaCGCCCTCGCCGTCCTGGCTATCGACGGCACCGAGATCGTTCCCAAGACGCCCCAGAACGCAACCGTGGCTTCCGTCAGGAGGTGGGCTGCCGACTCCATCAACTCGATTGACTTTACTGCTTCGCACGGCAAGCTGTGCGATCACGACCTGATTTAG